One region of Oryzias latipes chromosome 6, ASM223467v1 genomic DNA includes:
- the smad3 gene encoding mothers against decapentaplegic homolog 3: MSILPFTPPIVKSLLGWKKGEQNGQEEKWCEKAVKSLVKKLKRTGQVDELEKAITTQNMNTKCLTIPRSLDGRLQVSHRKGLPHVIYCRLWRWPDLQSHHELRAVDHCEFAFNTKKDEVCVNPYHYQRVETPILPPILVPRHTDISTDFPQLDDCSPSIPENTNISTNTEPQNNYIPETPPPGYMSEDGETNDHQVNLNMDTGSPSMSPNPVFPMNSNLNLQPVTYCESAFWCSISYYELNQRVGETFHASQPSLTVDGFTDPSNSERFCLGLLSNVNRNSAVELTRRHIGRGVRLYYIGGEVFAECLSDSAIFVQSPNCNQHYSWHPATVCKIPPGCNLKIFNNQEFAALLAQSVNQGFEAVYQLTRMCTIRMSFVKGWGAEYRRQTVTSTPCWIELHLNGPLQWLDKVLTQMGSPSIHCSSVS; the protein is encoded by the exons ATGTCCATACTGCCATTCACCCCCCCGATCGTTAAGAGCCTCCTAGGATGGAAGAAAGGAGAACAGAACGGACAGGAGGAAAAATGGTGCGAAAAGGCTGTCAAAAGTCTCGTGAAGAAGTTGAAAAGGACGGGACAAGTGGACGAGCTGGAAAAAGCTATCACAACACAGAATATGAACACTAAATGCTTGACCATACCCAG GTCTTTAGACGGACGCCTGCAGGTCTCCCATAGAAAAGGTCTCCCTCATGTCATCTACTGCCGCCTGTGGCGCTGGCCCGACCTGCAGTCTCATCACGAACTGCGGGCTGTGGACCACTGTGAATTTGCTTTTAACACAAAGAAAGATGAAGTGTGTGTCAACCCCTACCATTACCAAAGGGTGGAGACCCCAA TTTTGCCTCCTATCTTAGTTCCACGCCACACAGATATTTCTACTGACTTCCCACAATTGGATGACTGCAGCCCATCCATTCCTGAAAATACAAATATCTCCACTAACACAGAGCCTCAGAATAACTATATTCCAG AAACTCCCCCGCCTGGATATATGAGTGAGGATGGGGAAACAAATGATCACCAAGTCAACCTCAACATGGACACTG GTTCACCCAGCATGTCGCCCAATCCTGTGTTTCCAATGAACAGTAATCTCa ATTTACAGCCAGTGACCTACTGTGAATCAGCTTTCTGGTGCTCCATCTCCTACTATGAGCTGAACCAGCGTGTTGGAGAGACCTTCCACGCTTCTCAGCCTTCCCTCACAGTAGACGGATTCACAGACCCGTCCAACTCTGAACGCTTCTGTCTGGGCTTGTTGTCCAATGTGAACCGCAACTCTGCAGTAGAGCTCACACGCAGACACATAG GACGAGGTGTGAGGCTGTACTACATTGGGGGGGAGGTATTTGCAGAGTGTCTGAGTGACAGTGCCATCTTTGTTCAAAGTCCAAACTGCAACCAGCACTACAGTTGGCACCCtgccactgtgtgcaaaatccCACCAG gttgtaACCTTAAGATTTTCAACAACCAGGAGTTTGCTGCCCTCCTCGCCCAGTCGGTCAACCAGGGCTTTGAGGCAGTCTACCAGCTCACCAGGATGTGTACTATTCGAATGAGTTTTGTTAAAGGTTGGGGTGCCGAGTACAG ACGTCAAACAGTGACCAGCACCCCCTGCTGGATAGAGCTACATCTTAATGGTCCTTTGCAGTGGCTGGACAAGGTTCTCACACAGATGGGCTCTCCCAGCATCCACTGCTCCAGTGTGTCTTAG